The Polyangiaceae bacterium genome includes a region encoding these proteins:
- a CDS encoding rhomboid family intramembrane serine protease, translating into MRRDDVATMGGLPRPGRALWGVILTLFAIWLAFAVGLNWGGVSENTFLLFAGNTERILHGELWRLFTAPLIHVPRVGSILFLLVGFYFLTPTLEQHWGGARLIRFLVLSALVAYGLQMLLGLALPASLSQKLVGEYWFSATPVLGAVSIAWALTFRGQTVRLFFVLPVSSRGLIVFVVGVSLLYLVTLEQMQCGLLAPFGGMLSGWLFGGDTPSPARRFWLKLRLAKLEREAKQDNRARKQRVARSGFKVIEGGKDDEDDRGPDGRMLN; encoded by the coding sequence ATGAGACGGGACGACGTCGCCACGATGGGCGGGCTGCCCCGGCCGGGGCGGGCGCTCTGGGGCGTCATCCTCACGCTGTTCGCCATCTGGCTGGCGTTCGCCGTGGGCCTGAACTGGGGCGGGGTCAGCGAGAACACCTTCCTGCTCTTCGCGGGCAACACCGAGCGCATCCTGCACGGCGAGCTGTGGCGCCTGTTCACCGCGCCGCTGATCCACGTGCCCCGGGTCGGCTCGATCTTGTTCCTGCTCGTGGGCTTCTACTTCCTGACGCCGACCCTCGAGCAGCACTGGGGTGGCGCGCGCCTGATCCGTTTCCTCGTCCTGTCGGCGCTCGTGGCCTACGGGCTGCAGATGCTGCTCGGGTTGGCGCTGCCCGCCTCGCTGTCTCAGAAGCTGGTCGGTGAGTACTGGTTCTCCGCGACGCCGGTGCTCGGAGCGGTCAGCATCGCTTGGGCCCTCACCTTCCGCGGCCAGACGGTGCGGCTGTTCTTCGTCCTGCCGGTCAGCTCCCGGGGCCTGATCGTGTTCGTGGTGGGCGTCAGCCTGCTCTACCTGGTCACCCTGGAGCAGATGCAGTGCGGCCTGCTCGCCCCGTTCGGCGGCATGCTCTCGGGTTGGCTGTTCGGGGGCGACACCCCCTCGCCAGCCCGGCGCTTCTGGCTGAAGCTCCGCTTGGCGAAGCTCGAGCGCGAGGCCAAGCAGGACAATCGCGCGCGCAAGCAGCGCGTCGCGCGCTCGGGTTTCAAGGTGATCGAGGGCGGCAAGGACGACGAGGACGACCGCGGGCCCGACGGGCGGATGCTGAACTGA
- a CDS encoding NTP transferase domain-containing protein: MVLCAGLGTRLRPLTLEKPKPLVPVGDRPLLAHIAARLARAGFDQLVINTHHLPDAFANLDASLGVEVQRVHEPRILGTAGGVAGARELLGEPPVVLWNGDILVEPPLEALCEGARSGGLALGVQPRAKGEGTVGVRADGRVVRLRGEVFGEEHAGGDYVGVAALGARCLAGLPSEGCLIGDWALPELRAGRPIETVAVPGGFSDAGDPAAYLALNLAWLGGEPVYLGVGAAVDAGVSLETCVIGAGARVVGAGRVRRVVAWPGAVVQAPLEDAIVTPARVVRVAHSK, from the coding sequence ATGGTCCTGTGTGCCGGCCTCGGAACCCGGCTGCGGCCGCTGACCCTGGAGAAGCCAAAGCCCCTGGTGCCCGTCGGGGACCGGCCGCTCTTGGCGCACATCGCGGCGCGGCTCGCGCGCGCCGGCTTCGACCAGCTGGTCATCAACACGCACCACTTGCCCGACGCATTCGCCAATCTCGACGCGAGCTTGGGCGTCGAAGTTCAGCGAGTGCACGAGCCGAGGATCCTGGGCACCGCCGGCGGTGTTGCCGGAGCGAGAGAGCTGCTCGGCGAGCCGCCCGTCGTGCTCTGGAACGGGGACATCCTGGTGGAGCCGCCGCTCGAGGCGCTGTGCGAAGGAGCCAGGTCCGGCGGTCTGGCGCTTGGGGTCCAGCCGCGTGCCAAGGGCGAAGGCACGGTAGGGGTGCGCGCCGACGGCCGGGTGGTGCGCCTGCGCGGGGAGGTCTTCGGCGAGGAGCACGCCGGCGGCGACTACGTCGGAGTCGCGGCTCTCGGCGCCCGCTGCCTGGCCGGCCTGCCGAGCGAAGGCTGCCTGATCGGCGACTGGGCGCTGCCGGAGCTCCGCGCGGGGCGGCCCATCGAGACCGTGGCGGTCCCGGGTGGCTTCAGCGATGCCGGTGATCCTGCAGCCTACCTGGCGCTGAACCTGGCGTGGCTCGGCGGCGAGCCGGTGTACCTGGGCGTCGGCGCGGCGGTCGACGCCGGGGTTTCGCTCGAGACCTGCGTGATCGGCGCGGGCGCGCGAGTCGTGGGAGCGGGGCGGGTGCGGCGCGTGGTGGCCTGGCCCGGCGCGGTCGTGCAGGCGCCGCTCGAGGACGCAATCGTCACGCCCGCGCGCGTAGTGCGAGTGGCTCACTCCAAGTAG
- a CDS encoding anthranilate synthase component I family protein, whose product MLHATVVDVPPDPLALARRLVGRAGFSLLLGARGAVSYLAVDPVACSRALDPEPNLGVGPAPRDLARAPRWIGLLPYEARRELERTRAPDPRASPHLEAPLWQRYREVVEIADRVRVIGDDRARVAELGRALGRPAPALPAARLSELGPAEPEREHHERVRRALEHIARGDVYVVNVARRFRFEAQGHPLALLEHLRRRAQAPFGVALAWGELGVAGLSPELFLRTHTDARIETWPIKGTRPRGRDAAEDGRLASDLGRDPKERAELAMVVDVERNDLGRVARVGSVRVTSAGEVVMHPSVFHRGARVTARLRPEVSRSELLGAMLPSGSVTGAPKIRAMELVRELEAERRGLYTGAVGLLRHDGTLELAMAIRTLSVVGGEAHYFAGGGIVADSDPVRETEETRWKALGLLGA is encoded by the coding sequence GTGCTCCACGCGACGGTGGTCGACGTGCCTCCCGACCCGCTCGCGCTCGCCCGACGACTGGTCGGGCGAGCGGGCTTTTCCCTGCTGCTCGGCGCTCGGGGCGCCGTGTCCTACTTGGCCGTGGACCCCGTCGCGTGCTCCCGAGCGCTGGATCCCGAGCCGAACCTCGGGGTAGGGCCGGCGCCGCGAGATCTCGCGCGTGCGCCGCGCTGGATCGGGCTCTTGCCCTACGAAGCTCGCCGCGAGCTCGAGCGCACCCGCGCGCCGGATCCACGCGCGTCGCCGCACCTCGAGGCGCCGCTCTGGCAACGCTACCGCGAGGTCGTCGAGATCGCCGACCGCGTGCGTGTGATCGGCGACGACCGCGCCCGCGTCGCGGAGCTGGGGCGCGCGCTCGGCCGGCCGGCGCCAGCGCTGCCGGCGGCTCGGCTCTCGGAGCTCGGGCCGGCGGAGCCCGAGCGCGAGCACCACGAGCGGGTCCGCCGAGCGCTCGAGCACATCGCGAGAGGTGACGTGTACGTCGTGAACGTTGCTCGGAGATTTCGCTTCGAGGCCCAAGGCCACCCGCTCGCGCTCCTGGAGCACTTGCGCCGGCGTGCCCAAGCGCCGTTCGGGGTCGCCCTCGCCTGGGGCGAGCTCGGAGTCGCGGGCCTGTCTCCCGAGCTGTTCCTGCGCACGCACACCGACGCTCGCATCGAGACCTGGCCCATCAAGGGCACGCGCCCGCGCGGAAGGGACGCTGCCGAGGACGGGCGCCTGGCCAGCGACCTCGGGCGGGACCCCAAGGAGCGCGCGGAGCTCGCGATGGTGGTGGATGTCGAGCGCAACGACCTGGGCCGTGTCGCCCGCGTCGGCAGCGTCCGGGTGACCTCGGCGGGGGAGGTGGTGATGCACCCGAGCGTCTTCCACCGCGGGGCGCGAGTGACCGCGCGGCTTCGCCCGGAGGTCAGCCGCTCCGAGCTCCTCGGGGCCATGCTTCCGAGCGGATCTGTGACTGGTGCGCCCAAGATCCGCGCCATGGAGCTCGTCCGCGAGCTCGAGGCCGAGCGCCGGGGGCTCTACACCGGAGCGGTCGGGCTCTTGCGCCACGACGGCACGCTGGAGCTGGCGATGGCCATTCGCACGCTGAGCGTGGTGGGGGGCGAGGCGCACTACTTCGCCGGTGGGGGCATCGTGGCTGACAGCGATCCGGTCCGCGAGACCGAGGAGACGCGCTGGAAGGCGCTGGGGCTCCTGGGCGCGTAG
- a CDS encoding SPOR domain-containing protein — MDSVNVRNLEQIQEEDPKRRSSRLAVMLLSSIGGAAIVMAGVMSAKRTGPPATASDDPLSALVAQSKSSASVPAEKLDGTQVTFPEILSDQGKATTALAAVKDERGNLLRQPEELALPPGAPTLPPPASDRLPVVPLPAGSLLAQTSVTSQPKDQLTQLAASASKVDATATAAPPGAEGGFQIQVASFRVAAEADAFAADLQKRGHRAYRQAAYVADRGLWHRVRIGPFKTKFEAIKYREKFEKTERVSPFVVDPDKVKQAETIRAQKQAIRDKKKGLGRVASGGGD; from the coding sequence ATGGATTCGGTCAACGTCAGGAACCTGGAGCAAATCCAGGAGGAAGATCCCAAGCGCCGTTCGTCGCGGCTCGCGGTGATGTTGCTCTCGAGCATCGGGGGCGCAGCCATCGTGATGGCCGGCGTGATGAGCGCGAAGCGCACCGGGCCCCCCGCGACGGCGAGCGACGATCCGCTGTCGGCGCTGGTGGCTCAGTCCAAGTCGAGCGCCAGCGTGCCCGCCGAGAAGCTCGACGGCACCCAGGTGACGTTCCCCGAAATCCTGAGCGATCAAGGCAAGGCCACCACCGCGCTGGCGGCGGTGAAGGACGAGCGCGGCAACCTGCTGCGACAACCCGAGGAGCTGGCGCTCCCGCCGGGGGCCCCCACCTTGCCGCCGCCGGCCTCGGACCGGCTCCCCGTGGTGCCGCTGCCGGCGGGCTCGCTCTTGGCTCAGACCAGCGTCACCAGCCAGCCGAAGGACCAGCTGACTCAGCTCGCCGCCAGCGCCAGCAAGGTGGACGCGACCGCGACGGCGGCTCCTCCCGGTGCCGAGGGCGGCTTTCAAATCCAGGTCGCCAGCTTCCGCGTCGCGGCCGAGGCCGACGCGTTCGCGGCGGATCTGCAGAAGCGCGGACACCGCGCTTATCGGCAGGCGGCCTACGTGGCGGATCGCGGGCTCTGGCACCGGGTGCGCATCGGCCCCTTCAAGACCAAGTTCGAGGCCATCAAGTACCGCGAGAAGTTCGAGAAGACCGAGCGCGTCTCGCCGTTCGTCGTCGATCCCGACAAGGTGAAGCAGGCCGAGACGATCCGTGCTCAGAAGCAGGCCATCCGCGACAAGAAGAAGGGCCTCGGGCGCGTCGCCAGCGGCGGCGGGGATTGA
- the nikR gene encoding nickel-responsive transcriptional regulator NikR codes for MTELVRFGVAMERDLLAEFDALIEKKGFANRSEALRDLVRRELDKEVWQSGKPAVATITLIYDHHVRELTEKLTEIQHDYGDRIVSALHVHLDHDHCLEVIAARGPARELAQLSDRLTNTKGVQSGSVVAAALPSAKRKKHAH; via the coding sequence ATGACAGAGCTGGTGCGGTTCGGCGTGGCGATGGAGCGAGACTTGCTCGCCGAGTTCGACGCCTTGATCGAGAAGAAGGGCTTCGCCAATCGCTCGGAGGCGCTGCGCGACCTGGTGCGTCGTGAGCTGGACAAGGAGGTCTGGCAGAGCGGCAAGCCCGCGGTCGCCACCATCACCTTGATCTACGATCACCACGTGCGCGAGCTGACGGAGAAGCTCACGGAGATCCAGCACGACTACGGGGACAGGATCGTCTCGGCGCTGCACGTGCACCTGGACCACGATCACTGTCTGGAGGTGATCGCGGCCCGCGGCCCAGCGCGAGAGCTGGCCCAGCTGTCCGATCGGCTGACCAACACCAAGGGCGTCCAGAGCGGTTCGGTGGTAGCCGCCGCGTTGCCCAGCGCCAAGCGGAAGAAACACGCGCACTGA
- a CDS encoding SPFH domain-containing protein has translation MGIMDFVKGGVREMMIARPDDKKELVVYKHPDQNIPFWSQLTVDSDEVCLFFKDGQYVGGLGPGRHTLQTQNIPFLNNIINKFTGGDVFIAEVFFVTSKALFNQGFGGPIGSMRDPELDIRVNPRAFGTYSYKVVDPVKFVLEFVGQTGAANPDAAMQWVRDQLMMGLKTTLTRLIKAGDMTMMDLGTAGPDVARAIVQDCPDLAKIGVQVLEIAKLNINLSDEDQGRIDEFQDQIVQAKIEARKAKIGVSQAEALAQQRQFELDQDFANRARYVNQLDMGRYQQYAGAEAMMGLGQGMAQGGEAAGGAGAMAAMQAGMGLGAGMMYGQRMPMPQQPGYPPPGYPPQGYPPPGYGAPPGYPPQAAPPGYGPPPGYPPQAAPPGYGAPPGYGPPPGAPPPGYGPPPAAAGAPPAVGAGPTCAKCGAANAPNAKFCAECGTAIAAG, from the coding sequence ATGGGAATCATGGACTTCGTCAAAGGCGGCGTGCGCGAGATGATGATCGCGCGCCCGGACGACAAGAAGGAGCTGGTCGTCTACAAGCACCCCGACCAGAACATCCCGTTCTGGAGCCAGCTCACCGTCGACTCCGACGAAGTGTGCCTCTTCTTCAAGGATGGCCAGTACGTGGGTGGCCTGGGGCCCGGGCGGCACACGCTTCAGACCCAGAACATCCCGTTCCTCAACAACATCATCAACAAGTTCACCGGCGGCGACGTGTTCATCGCCGAGGTGTTCTTCGTCACCTCGAAGGCGCTGTTCAACCAGGGCTTCGGCGGGCCGATCGGCTCCATGCGCGATCCGGAGTTGGACATCCGCGTCAATCCGCGAGCGTTCGGCACCTACTCGTACAAGGTCGTCGATCCGGTGAAGTTCGTGCTGGAGTTCGTCGGGCAGACCGGCGCCGCCAATCCGGACGCCGCGATGCAGTGGGTCCGCGATCAGCTGATGATGGGGCTGAAGACCACGCTCACCCGGCTGATCAAGGCGGGCGACATGACCATGATGGACCTCGGCACTGCCGGTCCCGACGTGGCCCGCGCCATCGTGCAGGACTGCCCCGACCTCGCGAAGATCGGCGTGCAGGTGCTCGAGATCGCCAAGCTGAACATCAACCTGTCCGACGAGGATCAGGGGCGCATCGACGAGTTCCAGGACCAGATCGTCCAGGCCAAGATCGAGGCCCGCAAGGCCAAGATCGGCGTGAGCCAGGCCGAGGCGTTGGCCCAGCAGCGCCAGTTCGAGCTCGACCAGGATTTCGCGAACCGCGCGCGCTACGTGAACCAGCTCGACATGGGCCGCTACCAGCAGTACGCCGGCGCCGAGGCCATGATGGGCCTCGGGCAGGGCATGGCGCAGGGGGGCGAGGCCGCGGGCGGGGCCGGCGCCATGGCGGCGATGCAGGCCGGCATGGGGCTCGGCGCGGGCATGATGTACGGCCAGCGCATGCCGATGCCCCAGCAACCGGGCTATCCGCCGCCCGGTTATCCGCCCCAGGGCTACCCGCCGCCTGGCTACGGCGCGCCTCCCGGCTACCCGCCCCAGGCAGCGCCGCCTGGCTACGGTCCGCCCCCCGGGTATCCGCCCCAAGCGGCGCCGCCCGGCTACGGCGCGCCTCCCGGCTACGGACCGCCTCCGGGCGCACCTCCTCCCGGTTACGGTCCCCCGCCGGCGGCCGCCGGTGCTCCGCCTGCCGTTGGCGCAGGGCCGACCTGCGCCAAGTGCGGGGCTGCCAACGCCCCGAACGCGAAGTTCTGCGCGGAGTGTGGGACAGCCATAGCCGCGGGTTGA
- a CDS encoding serine/threonine protein kinase, with protein MPVAKTMLFGSGAGGDTPPTAAETGAAEPSGRKCRSCGQQFSGSETRFCPFDGEPLEAADWDPSEDALVGSVVDNRYEVLAVLGEGGMGTVYRVRHKALERPLALKALRRDLSKDADLPVRFIQEAKAAAAVEHPNVVQITDFGTLSTGQPYFVMELLEGESLSTLIRESGRLTPSRAVAISVQVAEALGAAHAAGIVHRDLKPDNVNVRRLGHHDVVKVLDFGLAKVAGTSRLTRAGMVFGTPHYMSPEQAGGEPSDHRVDIYALGVMLFEMLTGKLPFEAESFTGVLAMHMYMEPPSPSAIVGVPLGAVEDVVKKCMAKKPAERYATMGDVLTDLDRVGSLLSVPPEPSSRRRLEEATTGELVMSVERRPGRLGGRLPWVVAGAVVVFGVGVVGLLGLRDDRASSDAPKVAATSAAPSPSVAPPAAAPGSAARVDEPDPVDSAGTEASSAPAARPAPKALGAPAVKPTGTGGNPKPGRPSSGEIIDPWGR; from the coding sequence GTGCCAGTCGCGAAGACCATGCTCTTCGGAAGCGGCGCGGGCGGCGACACCCCGCCCACTGCCGCCGAAACGGGTGCTGCCGAGCCGAGCGGCAGGAAGTGTCGCAGCTGCGGCCAGCAGTTCTCCGGCTCCGAGACGCGGTTCTGCCCCTTCGACGGCGAGCCGCTGGAGGCAGCGGACTGGGATCCGAGCGAGGACGCGCTGGTCGGTAGCGTCGTGGACAATCGCTACGAGGTGCTCGCGGTGCTCGGCGAGGGTGGAATGGGCACCGTCTACCGCGTGCGCCACAAGGCCCTCGAGCGCCCGCTCGCGCTCAAGGCCCTGCGCCGGGATCTGTCGAAGGACGCCGACCTGCCGGTGCGCTTCATCCAAGAGGCAAAGGCGGCGGCTGCCGTCGAGCACCCCAACGTCGTGCAGATCACCGACTTCGGCACGCTGAGCACGGGCCAGCCGTATTTCGTGATGGAGCTGCTCGAGGGCGAGTCGCTGAGCACGCTGATCCGCGAGTCGGGGCGGCTGACGCCGTCTCGCGCCGTCGCAATCAGCGTGCAGGTCGCCGAGGCGTTGGGCGCAGCGCACGCCGCCGGCATCGTTCATCGCGATCTGAAGCCGGACAACGTGAACGTGCGCCGCCTGGGACACCACGACGTGGTGAAGGTGCTCGATTTCGGGCTGGCCAAGGTGGCCGGTACGAGCCGGCTGACGCGCGCAGGCATGGTGTTCGGGACGCCGCACTACATGAGCCCGGAGCAAGCCGGCGGCGAGCCGAGCGATCACCGAGTGGACATCTACGCGCTCGGCGTGATGCTGTTCGAGATGTTGACTGGAAAGCTGCCCTTCGAGGCGGAGAGCTTCACCGGGGTGCTCGCCATGCACATGTACATGGAACCTCCGTCGCCCAGCGCGATCGTCGGCGTTCCGCTCGGCGCGGTGGAGGACGTGGTGAAGAAGTGCATGGCGAAGAAGCCCGCCGAGCGCTACGCCACCATGGGCGACGTGCTCACCGACCTCGATCGGGTGGGGTCTTTGCTCAGCGTGCCCCCGGAGCCGAGCTCACGGCGCAGGCTGGAAGAAGCGACCACCGGCGAGCTCGTGATGTCGGTCGAGCGGCGGCCGGGACGGCTCGGGGGGCGCCTGCCGTGGGTGGTGGCGGGCGCGGTCGTCGTCTTCGGGGTCGGCGTGGTTGGCCTGCTCGGGCTGCGCGACGACCGGGCGTCGAGCGACGCTCCGAAGGTGGCGGCGACCAGCGCGGCGCCCAGTCCGAGCGTGGCGCCGCCAGCTGCAGCGCCGGGGAGCGCCGCGCGAGTCGACGAGCCGGACCCCGTGGACTCCGCCGGCACCGAGGCCTCCAGCGCACCGGCCGCCCGTCCTGCACCCAAGGCGCTCGGCGCGCCCGCGGTCAAACCCACCGGGACGGGGGGAAACCCCAAGCCGGGACGGCCGAGTAGCGGCGAAATCATCGATCCCTGGGGGCGCTGA
- a CDS encoding response regulator: protein MAKRQLLLVDADPRSVRVLEVSLKKSGYSVTTASDGADALAKIEYSTPDLILTDTRLPTLDGYELVRRLKQNPDLNQIPVVFLTSQKSIEDKIRGLELGVEDYLTKPIFVRELTARVNLLLARRTQERMATSTPAGARTRLSGSLADMGVVDIIQTFEVSRKSGEARVTSGRLEAVIYFRDGKVVDAALGRLRGEEAVYRALIWATGSFEVEFKPVSSDDVVTTTTQGLLMEGMRRVDEWGRLLEQLPPLTTVFEIDHDQLVERLAEIPDELNGILRLFDGRRTLIEVVDDSPFEDLSTLSTVSKLFFEGLLVASEPRAEDAVDDVVPSADGEAMPFSRSSGELVVGDSPGSEPKLPVAEPQPKRPSVRPPAPEVSLKEVPSAAPRTLQGLEPADRTAAVRDSGPVRMVVPPVEVPISRAPETRAGPPTSLSSTQMGLGPAPEPIPKTTLPDTPEARAAVAIATSAAESVPATTTRETPEARGLAAPVVPAKVIPFPAKKDEEGAPPASTATSESSPDSVEENDLAKKRAAAKKKNRKQESPETVRATPVAQKRGATTLPSADAEASAAVAAQAASETAEVTEKPTTPTDKAPAKGGKGADDSWHGHLTFFAEGDAGRYEGGPAHASPQEHAEMELEARPRLSVTPEQEARRAKFVRYVAVITGFGLAVAMFAIYRASQRTDVETSPQAPATVALPVAAPPAEPKLAPTPAPTPAPTPTPVASAEPEPVASAAPEPVPPEPPKPEPVAAKPAPAPAPAPAPAPAPKPLPKPVAVAPKPPEPPPPLPPPPPPPATTGKPPTASFPAN from the coding sequence TTGGCGAAACGGCAACTCCTCCTGGTCGATGCAGACCCGCGAAGCGTACGGGTCCTCGAGGTCAGCCTGAAGAAGTCGGGCTACAGCGTGACGACTGCTTCCGACGGCGCCGACGCCCTCGCCAAGATCGAGTACTCGACGCCCGACCTGATCCTGACCGACACGCGCTTGCCCACGCTCGACGGCTACGAGCTGGTGAGGCGCTTGAAGCAGAACCCGGACCTCAACCAGATCCCGGTGGTGTTTCTCACCAGTCAGAAGTCCATCGAGGACAAGATCCGTGGCCTCGAGCTCGGCGTCGAGGACTACCTCACCAAGCCGATCTTCGTGCGCGAGCTCACCGCCCGAGTGAACCTGCTCCTGGCTCGACGCACGCAGGAGCGCATGGCGACGAGCACCCCGGCGGGCGCCCGCACTCGGCTCTCCGGCTCCCTCGCCGACATGGGCGTCGTCGACATCATCCAGACCTTCGAGGTCAGCCGCAAGAGCGGGGAAGCTCGTGTCACCTCCGGGCGCCTGGAGGCGGTGATCTACTTCCGCGACGGCAAGGTCGTTGACGCGGCCTTGGGACGCCTGCGCGGCGAAGAAGCGGTGTACCGCGCGCTGATCTGGGCCACGGGCAGCTTCGAGGTCGAGTTCAAGCCCGTCTCGAGCGACGACGTGGTGACCACCACGACCCAGGGCCTGCTCATGGAGGGCATGCGCCGGGTCGACGAGTGGGGCCGGCTCCTGGAGCAGCTGCCTCCGCTGACGACGGTGTTCGAGATCGATCACGACCAGCTGGTCGAGCGGCTGGCGGAGATCCCCGACGAGCTCAACGGCATCCTGCGCCTGTTCGACGGCAGGCGCACGCTGATCGAGGTGGTGGACGACTCGCCCTTCGAGGATCTGTCGACGCTCTCCACCGTGAGCAAGCTGTTCTTCGAGGGGCTGCTAGTGGCCAGCGAGCCGCGGGCGGAAGACGCCGTCGACGACGTGGTCCCGAGCGCGGATGGCGAAGCGATGCCGTTTTCGCGCTCGTCGGGGGAGCTCGTCGTCGGCGACAGCCCTGGCAGCGAGCCGAAGCTGCCCGTCGCCGAGCCTCAGCCGAAGCGGCCGAGTGTCAGGCCGCCGGCGCCGGAAGTCTCGCTCAAGGAGGTGCCGAGCGCCGCCCCGCGGACGCTGCAAGGGCTCGAGCCCGCGGATCGCACGGCTGCGGTGCGAGACTCCGGACCCGTCAGGATGGTGGTGCCGCCAGTGGAGGTGCCGATCTCTCGAGCGCCGGAGACGCGGGCGGGGCCGCCCACGTCGCTCTCGAGCACGCAGATGGGACTCGGGCCGGCGCCGGAGCCGATCCCCAAGACGACCTTGCCGGACACACCGGAAGCGCGAGCTGCGGTGGCGATCGCCACCAGCGCGGCGGAGTCCGTGCCGGCGACGACCACCCGGGAGACGCCAGAGGCGAGGGGCCTGGCTGCCCCGGTCGTTCCGGCGAAGGTGATCCCATTCCCCGCCAAGAAGGACGAAGAAGGGGCCCCGCCGGCCAGCACGGCGACGAGCGAATCATCGCCGGACTCGGTAGAGGAGAACGACTTGGCCAAGAAACGCGCTGCCGCGAAGAAGAAGAACCGGAAACAAGAGTCACCCGAGACAGTGCGCGCGACCCCCGTGGCCCAGAAGCGCGGCGCGACCACCCTCCCGAGCGCTGACGCCGAGGCGAGCGCAGCGGTGGCCGCGCAGGCTGCGAGCGAGACCGCTGAGGTGACCGAGAAGCCAACGACGCCCACCGACAAGGCCCCGGCCAAGGGTGGTAAGGGCGCCGATGACTCGTGGCACGGCCACCTGACCTTCTTCGCCGAGGGTGACGCCGGGCGCTACGAAGGCGGGCCGGCTCACGCTTCGCCCCAGGAGCACGCGGAGATGGAGCTGGAAGCCCGGCCCCGGCTCTCGGTCACTCCCGAGCAAGAGGCGCGGCGTGCGAAGTTCGTTCGCTACGTGGCGGTGATCACGGGCTTCGGTTTGGCCGTGGCGATGTTCGCGATCTACCGCGCGTCGCAGCGCACGGACGTGGAGACTTCCCCGCAAGCTCCCGCGACCGTGGCGCTGCCCGTCGCCGCGCCGCCTGCGGAGCCGAAGCTCGCGCCGACGCCCGCGCCCACGCCGGCGCCGACGCCGACGCCGGTCGCGAGCGCCGAGCCCGAGCCGGTGGCCAGCGCGGCGCCCGAGCCCGTGCCGCCAGAGCCGCCGAAGCCCGAGCCCGTGGCGGCGAAGCCCGCGCCGGCACCCGCACCGGCGCCCGCGCCTGCGCCTGCGCCCAAGCCTCTGCCCAAGCCCGTCGCCGTCGCGCCCAAGCCCCCGGAGCCGCCGCCGCCGCTGCCGCCGCCGCCGCCTCCGCCCGCCACCACGGGCAAGCCGCCGACCGCTTCGTTCCCCGCGAACTGA
- a CDS encoding polysaccharide deacetylase family protein, whose product MRPLACCSLFCLVACATPAAAPPAQAPLAGTTDATAPPTRAVAAEAPSLHAPEREPAASPPAPLPAPRFSSPVVPRSETRAIVLLYHAFNRGAQPLSVSTRDFDAQLAWLAENRVEVVSTSELLDFLEGSRALPERVAVISIDDGLMSVYTKAWPILKQRKVRFTLGIPTGMLEDPKNAPVMTWDQVREMVASGLCEIASHGHMHRRLVGLEGKRRWEELELSRDLIRERVGEPPVAYFYPLGAYDPPSAEAVEKAGYRAAFRATGAPIAAGAGSHFWLPRVSIFHGESAGVLAHYFRPKFLGQVRYSARRDPGLAARAP is encoded by the coding sequence GTGCGTCCCCTCGCCTGCTGCTCCCTCTTCTGCCTCGTCGCCTGCGCGACCCCTGCGGCCGCGCCGCCGGCGCAGGCTCCACTGGCTGGGACCACGGACGCGACCGCGCCGCCAACGCGCGCCGTCGCCGCCGAGGCACCCAGCCTGCACGCGCCCGAGCGCGAGCCGGCCGCCTCCCCGCCAGCCCCGCTCCCCGCGCCGCGCTTCTCGTCACCGGTCGTCCCTCGCAGCGAGACGCGCGCGATCGTGCTCCTCTACCACGCCTTCAATCGCGGCGCGCAGCCGCTCAGCGTCAGCACTCGGGACTTCGACGCGCAGCTGGCCTGGCTGGCGGAGAACCGAGTCGAGGTCGTGAGCACCAGTGAGCTCCTCGACTTCCTCGAGGGCTCGCGCGCCCTGCCGGAACGCGTCGCCGTGATCAGCATCGACGACGGCCTGATGAGCGTCTACACGAAGGCCTGGCCGATCTTGAAGCAGCGCAAGGTGCGCTTCACGCTGGGGATCCCCACCGGCATGCTCGAGGACCCCAAGAACGCGCCGGTCATGACCTGGGACCAAGTCCGCGAGATGGTGGCGTCCGGGCTGTGCGAGATCGCGAGCCACGGCCACATGCACCGGAGGCTCGTGGGCCTCGAGGGCAAGCGCCGCTGGGAGGAGCTGGAGCTCAGCCGAGATTTGATCCGAGAGCGCGTCGGCGAGCCGCCCGTCGCCTACTTCTACCCGCTCGGCGCCTACGACCCGCCAAGCGCCGAAGCGGTGGAGAAGGCCGGTTACCGCGCAGCATTTCGCGCCACTGGGGCGCCCATCGCCGCCGGGGCCGGCTCGCACTTCTGGTTGCCGCGCGTGAGCATCTTCCACGGCGAGTCCGCGGGAGTCCTGGCACACTACTTCCGTCCGAAATTCCTGGGCCAGGTGCGTTACAGCGCGCGGCGCGACCCGGGCCTTGCGGCGCGAGCGCCCTGA